DNA sequence from the Streptomyces canus genome:
CGACAGCCAGGAGACCGGCATGGCGCGCAACAGCGCGGCCACCGCGGTCATCCTGATGCTCTGCGCGGCGGTCTTCGACCTGTTCGACGGCCTGGTGGCGCGCAAGCTGCGCTCGTCGCCGATGGGCGCGGAGCTGGACAACCTCTCGGACCTGATCAGCTTCGGTCTGGCCCCGGCGTACTTCGTGCTCGTCTACGGCATGGTGGCGGACGACGCGTCCCAGCGGGTGGCGGCGGTGGGCGCCGTCGTGGTGCTGCTGGCGGTGGTACTGAGGCTCGCGAGATTCTCCTGTGTGACGGTGAAGGACGGCACCTTCCAGGGCATGCCCTCGCCGTTCGGCGCGCTGACCGTGGTCTCGATCGTCCTGCTGGAGCTCCCCTTCGTGGCGACGCTCCTGGCGATCCTGGGCACCGCCTGGCTGATGGTGAGCCGGGTCGAGTACCCGAAGCCGCGGGGCCGCCTCGCGGTCGCGATGCTCTCCTGGATCGTCCTCGGGATGGGCCTCCTCGCGGCCTGGGCGTTCGGCGCCCCGGGCGGCCAGCTCCTCCTCCAGACGGGCTGCGCCCTCCAGCTGGTCATGGGTGCGGTGATCCCCCTGTTCGCCACGGCCCGCCGGGTGAACAACTTCCGCGGCAACCGGCGCGAGGCCCGCGCGGCCCAGCTGCCGTAGGCTCCGCCGTATCGCTTCCGAGGGGCCCGAACCGTTGACGGTTCGGGCCCCTCACCGTTGCGGCCACCGCTACCTGTACGGCGCTGGGCCCGGGCTTTTCCAACCCGCTCCTCAGGCCTCCGGTGTGTACGCCTCCGCCACCTCTGATGACCCCGCCCGTCACGCTCCGGTCCGGCTGGAGGATCACGCTCTCGCGGGAGGACTGGGCTTTGGGGTCGGTGAAGTTCTGGGCGACGCCGAAGCCGACGCGTGGAGTCGATCGACAACAGGGGGCGCGCCGGGCGGCTCGCCGAGCCGGCGCTGCGCACCTGTCCGCCGGACGGCACCGCGGTCGTGCGCCTTGATCAGCGGATGCCGACCGGGCTGATGGTGAGCCGGCCGACCGGCTGGTGTCGGCCGCTGGGCGGCTGTACTGCCACCACAACACGGTCATGACGTCGGCGCTGGACGCGTACCGATGGTCGGGGCCACGTCAGTGACCCGCGAGGGGCGGATCGTGCGGGTCAGACCAGGAAGTCCCGGCCGATCTGTTCCGCCACGTCCTCCAGGATCGGCCCCGCCTCGGTGATGCACCGCTGGATGTCGGGCTCGGCGTCGGTGAGCGGGTAGACGCGGCGGATGCCCGCCCGGCCGAGGGCCTCCGGGGGCAGCGCGAGGCGGCCGCACACGGCGACGACCTCCTTGCCCTTGGCGCGGGCCGCCGCGGCGACGCCCGCCGGGGCCTTGCCGTGCAGGGTCTGCTCGTCGAGCGAGCCCTCGCCGGTGATCACCAGGTCCGCCCACTCCAGCGCGGGCGCGAAGCCCAGGACATCGAGCATGACCTCGATGCCGGGGCGGAACCGGGCGCCGAGGAGGAGGGCACCGTAGCCGATGCCGCCGGCCGCGCCCGCACCCGGCGAGGCGGCGTACCCGGCGGCCTTCGCACCCACGGCCTCCTCCAGCACCTTCGCGTAGTGGGCGAGGGCGCTGTCCAGGGCCTCGACGTCGTCCGGGGAGGCGCCCTTCTGCGGGCCGTAGACCGCGGGGGCGCCCTTGGGGCCGGTCAGCGGGTTGTCGACGTCGCTGGCCAGGATGAACTCGACGGACGCGAACCGCGGATCCAGGCCCGACAGGTCGGCCGAGGCGAGATCGGCGAGGCCTCCGCCGCCGGGGGCCACGGGCTCGCCGTCGGCGTCCAGGAAGCGGGCGCCGAGCGCGGAGAGCATGCCGGCACCGCCGTCGGTGGTGGCGCTGCCGCCGACCCCGAACACGATGGTGCGGGCGCCGGCGTCCAGCGCGGCGCGCAGAAGCTCTCCGGAGCCGTACGTCGACGCCGTGAGCGGGGCGAAGACGCCTGCGGGCAGCCGCTGCAGGCCGCTGGCCTCGGCCATCTCCACGACGGCGGTGTCCCCGCGGACCGCGAAGGCGGCGGTGACCTCCTGTCCGAGGGGCCCGGCGACCGGCACGTCCCGGCGCTCGAAACCGGCCGCGACGGCCGCGGCGACGGTTCCGTCACCGCCGTCGGCGACGGGCAGCGCCTCGACCTCCAGGCCCGGCACGACCCGGCGCAGCCCGGCCGTCACCCGCTCGGCGACCTGCACGGCCGTGAGCGAGCCCTTGAACTTGTCCGCGGCGATGAGCACGCGCAGTGTCACGTTTTCCCCTTGCTCTCCGGGCCTCGCGCACGTCAAGGCCAGTCGCGCCGCTGCGACCTTAACCGGAGACGCCCCCCGACGTCATGCACCGCCCGGTCCCTGAGAAGGCCCCGCCAACGCTCTGTCGCCGGCCGCGGTCATGAGCTCCGTGCTTCCCGCGCGTTCCGCGTCCGGTCACCGCGGCTCTCGGATGCTGTCGACGACGCGGGTCCAGTTGTCGCTGCCGTGTCCGTTCTCGATCGCGCGTCGGTAATGGGCCCGCACGGCCAGGGGGAGCGCGAGGTCGAGGCCCAGGGATCTGCTGGTCTCGACGATGTGGTCGGACGTCGCACCCATGATGGTGACCGTGCTGAGGTCCCCGGGATGCTCACCGGCTTCCAGCGCGGCACCGAGCGTCTCCTCCCCGGCCCTCAGGGCGGCGCCGATCGAGTCGGCGAAGAAGAGCAACTCCGGCCGGGCGTGAACCGGTCCCGCGGCCGGAGCGACGACACCACCACCTCGGCGGGGGGACTGAGCGGCTCTCCGGAATCGGGTACACCGGAGCTATGACCCCTGTGGGCACCGAACCAGAGCTCGCCGACCGCATCCTCGGGGGCTGGCTCGGCCGGATCGCGGGCAACATGCTCGGCAAGCCGGTCGAGCAGGGCGACCTGTGGACGCGGGACCGGATCGACCGCTATCTCCGGCAGGCCGCCGCCCTGCCCCTGACCGACTACCTTCCCGAGCCCGTCGGCGAGAGCGACGGTTTCGAGCTGCGGCCCGAGTGGCGTGAGTGCGTGCGCGGCCGCATCCATGGCAGCTGCCGCGACGACGACGTCGACTACGCCATCCTCGGCCTCGACCTCCTGGAGACCCACGGCTTCGGCTTCAGCACCGAACAGGTGGGCGATCTGTGGCTGCTGAGGCTGCCGTATCTGCAGACGTTCACCGCCGAGCGGGCCGCCTATCGCAACCTCGCCAACGGGCTGAAACCGCCGCTGACGGCGACGTACGACAACCCCTGCCAGGAGTGGATCGGCGCCCTCATCCGTGCCGACATCTACGGATGGACCTGCCCCGGTGCCCCGCGTCGCGCCGCCGCCCTGGCCCGCCGGGACGCGGTGCTCTCGCACACCGGCAACGGTGTGCAGCTGGTGGTGAGCGAGTTGGTCACCAACGCCCGCAAATGCGCGCCCGGCCCGTGTCTGCTGGACCTGGAGATCAGCAAGGGTGCCGTCCAGATCAGCGTGTGGGACAGCGACACCACCCTCCCGTCGGTCCAGGGCGCCGACCCGGACCGGATCGGCCAACACGGCCTGGAGATCGTCATGGCGGTGTCCCAGACCTTCTGCGTCCACCGAGCGCCCGTGGGCAAGAAGATCACCTTGGTGTCGCCTTGGCAGCGAAAGCCGGCGCAGCGGCTGGTAGGAGGCCGACGACCGCTATCGCGGCGGCCGCCAGCGCGAGAGACGGGTGTGCTCTACGTCTCGGTCTCAAGGATTCCCCTAGGTCCGAAAGAGAATGTGCCAGGGCAAAACTCCGCAGCCATGCCGGTAGGTGTGACACTGGTTCAGCGGCGGAGAGCTTGTGTGGGCTGGATACGTGCGGCTCGCCGGGCCGGATAGTGGTCGGCGAGAGGGCCAGTGAGCGACCCGATGGCTGGGTCGATCGCGACGACAGTGGGCGGGATGACGGGGCCCTCTGGCGGGTGACGGCCACGACGAGGACGGTCAGTGTGCCCAGCGTGCCCAGGGACGCGGACTAGTACTGCAACGGTGCTTGTTCTGAGTGCTGGGCAGTTCAGGGGCTGTGTCCGCGTCGTTTGTAGTGGCTGATGCGGGCTTGGTGCTGGCGTCGTCGTCGCCAGGTTGACCAGTGCAGGATGTGGTCGGCCGGGGTGGGACGACGGTCGGTGAGGCGGGTGATCAGACGTCTGATCTCGGCGAGGCTGAGATGGATGAGCTGGGAGGATCCGTTTCTGCTTTGTCGGTGTCCAGCTGTCGGGCTCGCAGGACGGTCAGGCAGGCGTGGGTGGCCATGGCCAGGGTCATGTGACGGTGCCAGCCGGGGTAGCGGCGGACCTGGTAGTCGTCCAGGCCGCACTCCTGCTTGGCGGTCTGGAAGCATTCCTCGACGGCCCAGCGGCTGCCCGCGATGCGGATCAGCTCGTCCAGGGTGGTGTCGGCGGGACAGTAGGCGATGTAGTAGGAGATCTCCTCGGGCCTGCTCACGCTGCGGCGGGCGAGGACCCAGTGCCGGCGGTCCTCGCGGTGCCAGGGCCTCACTTCGACGCGGGCCCAGTCGTAGATCCGCCGGCCATGGGCTCCCTCGCCGCAGGAACGGCGTTTCCATTTCTGCCGGGGCAGGCCGGGGAACAGGTCGTGGACGGGGTGGTCGATGGACCAGCGGGTGACGACGGTGTCGTGCCGGGTGGTGGCCATGACGTGGAAGACGTCCGCCTGCTCGAGCTCGAAGCGCCAGCCCTTGCTGTAGCCGTAGGCGGCGTCCGCCGTCACCCATCCGAAAGGGATCCGGTCGGTGATGGCCCGGCGGACCATCGCCTTGGCCATGGCCACCTTCGTCTCGAAGGCGACGTGGTCGTCGATGCCGGCCCGCCGGCAGCGGTCCCGGTCGTCCGTCCAGGACGTGGGCAGATACAGACGGCGGTCTATCAACGTGCGTCCGCGGCCGGTGGCGTAGGCGAGGAACACACCGATCTGGCTGTTCTCGGTGCGGCCGGCGGTTCCGGAGTACTGCCTTTGCACACCGGCCGAGCGGATGCCCTTCTTGAGAAAGCCGGTGTCGTCGACGATCAGGACGGCATCCCGGTCTCCGAGGTGTTCCACGACGTAGTCGCGTACGTCGTTCAGGACCTCGTCGGCGTCCCACTCGATCCGGTTCAGCAGTCGGTGGATGCGATCGGGACCGGCGTGTCCGGCCTCCTCCGCCAGCGTCCAGCCGTTCTTGCGCTGCAGCGGAGCGACCAGGCCCCGCATGTAAGCCAGCGCCGACTGACGTGGCTCCTCCCGGTTGAACCTGTGCACGAACCGCTCATGCAGAGCGTCCAGTTCACCCGCCCACAGCCTGACATCAGCAAGGTCCCCACCCATAACCACACCAACGACCGAATTGGCCAGCAGTCACGGCAAAGACCGTTGCAGTACTACTGATCTTTTCGTAAGTTCGGTGGGTGTGGTGGCTGTGTGGGTGGGAGGCTGTCTGGGTGGCTTATCAACCTTCCCCTTCGGTTGCCGGCTCCTCCCTTCCTCCTTTGTCACGGCCTCAGTTGGCGGAGGCACGTCGTGTTCGGGCAGTCGAGTTGTTCGAGGACAGCGTTTCGAATGCGGACATCGCGAGGGCGGTAGGGGTGTGTGCCGAGAGCGTGCGGCGTTGGCGGCGGGTGTGGGAGCAAGGCGGTGCTTCGGCCCTGCGGCGACGGGCAGCTACCGGACGCCCACCCAAGCTGGACGACGCCCAAGTCGAGATGGTCCGGGCCGCGTTGGAGCAAGGCGCCCAGGCTCATGGTTTCGAGGCCGACCTGTGGACCCTGGAACGAGTCGGCGCGGTCGTCACCCGGGCAACGGGGGTGGTGTTGTCGAGGGCATCGGTGTGGCGGCTGCTGACCGGCCGGCTCGGATGGAGCCTGCAACGGCCCGAGCGGAGGGCTGTCGAGCGGGACGATTCGGAGATCGCCCGCTGGATCGCGCACGAGTGGCCGCGCATCAAAAAGGGGCCGTGAACACACGTGCCTGGATCGTCTTCCTCGACGAATCAGGCGTCTTCCTGCTCCCTCAGATCCGCCGCACCTACTCGCCCCGTGGGCGGACTCCGCTCCTGCGGCACCGCCTGAACTGGAAGCGCGCGTCGATGGCGGGGGCCTTGGGCTACCACTCCACCGACCCCGATCGCGGGGCCCGCCTGTGCTTCCACCTCAAGCCCGGCAGCTACGACACCGCCGGACTCATCGAGGTCCTGGAGCAGATGAAGGTGTTCTACCGCGGCGAGCGAGTGGTCCTGGTCTGGGACGGCCTGTCCGCCCACTGGAGCCGGGCGATGCGGGCCTGGGTCGCCGAACAGGACTGGCTCACCCTGGAACGATTACCCGCCTACGCTCCCGAACTGAACCCGGTGGAACTCCTGTGGTCCTCGCTCAAGAAACGTGAACTCGCCAACCTCGCCGGCGACCGCCTCGCCGATGTCGCCGACGCCACCGAGCAAGGCATCCACCGCATCAACGCCAACCCCCGACTGCCATGGTCATTCCTCGCCCATACCGGCCTGACCATCCGCCCACCACACCCACCGAACTTACGAAAAGATCAGTAGGTGAGGAGCTGCGCAGCGATGTGCCAGCCCCGGGTCCCGACTGCCTTGCGCTGCCCGATGCCGACGGTTTGTTCCAATACTGCGACCGGGGTGGTGTTGGCGATGCCAACGACTTCGACGATCGGGCAGGATACGACGCGTGCTGATGCCCGACGTGGAAGACGACTGAGCGTCGTCAGACCAGATGTCCCTCACCCAGGGCGAGTTCACTCGGTACGGTCGCGGATCGCCGTGTGCAGAT
Encoded proteins:
- the pssA gene encoding CDP-diacylglycerol--serine O-phosphatidyltransferase translates to MPEADEVDDEEEMPLSLRLSIADTLTLGNATCGFMAVYFTTTGILIPHLTDSQETGMARNSAATAVILMLCAAVFDLFDGLVARKLRSSPMGAELDNLSDLISFGLAPAYFVLVYGMVADDASQRVAAVGAVVVLLAVVLRLARFSCVTVKDGTFQGMPSPFGALTVVSIVLLELPFVATLLAILGTAWLMVSRVEYPKPRGRLAVAMLSWIVLGMGLLAAWAFGAPGGQLLLQTGCALQLVMGAVIPLFATARRVNNFRGNRREARAAQLP
- a CDS encoding glycerate kinase; translation: MLIAADKFKGSLTAVQVAERVTAGLRRVVPGLEVEALPVADGGDGTVAAAVAAGFERRDVPVAGPLGQEVTAAFAVRGDTAVVEMAEASGLQRLPAGVFAPLTASTYGSGELLRAALDAGARTIVFGVGGSATTDGGAGMLSALGARFLDADGEPVAPGGGGLADLASADLSGLDPRFASVEFILASDVDNPLTGPKGAPAVYGPQKGASPDDVEALDSALAHYAKVLEEAVGAKAAGYAASPGAGAAGGIGYGALLLGARFRPGIEVMLDVLGFAPALEWADLVITGEGSLDEQTLHGKAPAGVAAAARAKGKEVVAVCGRLALPPEALGRAGIRRVYPLTDAEPDIQRCITEAGPILEDVAEQIGRDFLV
- a CDS encoding ADP-ribosylglycohydrolase family protein; this encodes MTPVGTEPELADRILGGWLGRIAGNMLGKPVEQGDLWTRDRIDRYLRQAAALPLTDYLPEPVGESDGFELRPEWRECVRGRIHGSCRDDDVDYAILGLDLLETHGFGFSTEQVGDLWLLRLPYLQTFTAERAAYRNLANGLKPPLTATYDNPCQEWIGALIRADIYGWTCPGAPRRAAALARRDAVLSHTGNGVQLVVSELVTNARKCAPGPCLLDLEISKGAVQISVWDSDTTLPSVQGADPDRIGQHGLEIVMAVSQTFCVHRAPVGKKITLVSPWQRKPAQRLVGGRRPLSRRPPARETGVLYVSVSRIPLGPKENVPGQNSAAMPVGVTLVQRRRACVGWIRAARRAG
- a CDS encoding IS701 family transposase — encoded protein: MGGDLADVRLWAGELDALHERFVHRFNREEPRQSALAYMRGLVAPLQRKNGWTLAEEAGHAGPDRIHRLLNRIEWDADEVLNDVRDYVVEHLGDRDAVLIVDDTGFLKKGIRSAGVQRQYSGTAGRTENSQIGVFLAYATGRGRTLIDRRLYLPTSWTDDRDRCRRAGIDDHVAFETKVAMAKAMVRRAITDRIPFGWVTADAAYGYSKGWRFELEQADVFHVMATTRHDTVVTRWSIDHPVHDLFPGLPRQKWKRRSCGEGAHGRRIYDWARVEVRPWHREDRRHWVLARRSVSRPEEISYYIAYCPADTTLDELIRIAGSRWAVEECFQTAKQECGLDDYQVRRYPGWHRHMTLAMATHACLTVLRARQLDTDKAETDPPSSSISASPRSDV
- a CDS encoding winged helix-turn-helix domain-containing protein produces the protein MAYQPSPSVAGSSLPPLSRPQLAEARRVRAVELFEDSVSNADIARAVGVCAESVRRWRRVWEQGGASALRRRAATGRPPKLDDAQVEMVRAALEQGAQAHGFEADLWTLERVGAVVTRATGVVLSRASVWRLLTGRLGWSLQRPERRAVERDDSEIARWIAHEWPRIKKGP
- a CDS encoding transposase produces the protein MNTRAWIVFLDESGVFLLPQIRRTYSPRGRTPLLRHRLNWKRASMAGALGYHSTDPDRGARLCFHLKPGSYDTAGLIEVLEQMKVFYRGERVVLVWDGLSAHWSRAMRAWVAEQDWLTLERLPAYAPELNPVELLWSSLKKRELANLAGDRLADVADATEQGIHRINANPRLPWSFLAHTGLTIRPPHPPNLRKDQ